In a single window of the Tigriopus californicus strain San Diego chromosome 2, Tcal_SD_v2.1, whole genome shotgun sequence genome:
- the LOC131876951 gene encoding forkhead box protein D1-like isoform X2 — MPRSMSSNMPDLVPQHLGSLIGSSTRGSPLGSDMIFRELGGRKGTLETDGDSRTDSPLQDLSQDKGSSYDTKVSRVNVGGARETGRQDDDDDDDDEEDCESEASEEDQKDYSKKVIKEKPKHTNVNTKPPYSYVAMIAMAIEESRDGKLKLSRIYDFIKKKFPYYRNLKGKGWQNSIRHNLSLNECFIKLPSEGGQERKGNFWTLDPQYTDMFEKGNFRRRKRMRRHAYKSAYTPSKPWSLDSGSSHGWLYRTPAYNYSSYMSNTPWSQLSSSMKPYSADPYAYNSFCMSAAAGVLGHSTASSSSTPHPVYPSAISSSPLDGLSGNLGISTSSGSMSGNSSSVTAIAAVAAAAASCSARAAFAQNPYSQYSQLGTTVGPPFNASNERVQSSPFSATSGRRFVSSSPSELGNTPQSLVHDNLSSPYYAHHPHQNHQQPTHSWSLGLPEQSPISDPVPLLQAASSNHDPSFKME, encoded by the exons ATGCCACGATCTATGTCGTCCAACATGCCAGATCTTGTGCCTCAACATTTGGGATCCCTCATCGGATCGTCGACCAGAGGCTCTCCGCTTGGATCGGACATGATTTTCCGTGAACTAGGCGGTCGCAAAGGGACCCTTGAAACTGACGGAGATTCGCGGACTGATTCGCCGTTACAAGATTTGTCTCAAGACAAAGGATCCTCGTACGATACGAAGGTATCGAGAGTCAATGTCGGTGGTGCTCGAGAAACTGGCCGCcaagacgatgatgacgacgacgatgacgaggaGGATTGTGAAAGTGAAGCTAGTGAAGAGGACCAAAAAGATTACTCCAAGAAAGTCATCAAGGAAAAACCAAAGCACACAA ACGTCAATACCAAACCACCCTACAGCTACGTGGCGATGATTGCCATGGCCATTGAGGAGAGCAGAGATGGCAAGCTCAAATTGAGTCGCATCTACGATTTCATCAAGAAGAAGTTTCCCTATTATCGCAACTTGAAAGGCAAAGGATGGCAGAACTCCATACGTCACAACCTCAGTCTCAATGAATGCTTTATCAAACTACCCAGTGAAGGGGGTCAAGAACGAAAGGGCAACTTTTGGACCTTGG ATCCTCAGTACACCGACATGTTTGAGAAAGGTAACTTTAGGCGGCGGAAACGAATGAGAAGGCACGCCTACAAGTCAGCATACACACCTTCCAAGCCTTGGTCTCTGGACAGTGGCTCCTCCCATGGGTGGCTCTATCGCACGCCTGCTTATAATTACTCATCTTATATGTCAAA CACTCCATGGTCTCAACTTTCGAGTTCGATGAAGCCCTATTCGGCTGATCCTTATGCATACAACAGCTTTTGTATGTCCGCGGCTGCCGGAGTGCTTGGCCATTCCACGGCCAGCTCCTCATCTACGCCTCATCCAGTTTACCCTTCAGCCATCAGTAGTTCTCCACTAGATGGTCTAAGTGGGAATTTAGGAATATCAACCTCAAGTGGGTCAATGTCAGGCAATTCCTCCTCGGTGACGGCGATTGCGGCCGTGGCTGCGGCGGCTGCCTCTTGCTCTGCACGGGCGGCCTTTGCTCAAAACCCTTACTCTCAGTATTCGCAATTGG GAACCACCGTTGGACCGCCCTTCAACGCCTCCAACGAGCGTGTCCAATCATCCCCATTCAGTGCCACTTCTGGACGGCGATTCGTGTCGTCATCGCCCTCCGAACTTGGGAACACCCCTCAGAGTCTGGTCCATGACAATCTATCTTCACCATACTAtgctcatcatcctcatcaaaaccatcaacaGCCAACTCATTCTTGGAGTCTTGGTCTTCCAGAACAATCACCCATTTCGGATCCAGTTCCTCTTCTCCAAGCTGCCTCATCCAACCACGATCCTAgtttcaaaatggaataa
- the LOC131893275 gene encoding glutamate receptor ionotropic, NMDA 1-like — MKIKHIMRVALIRLMVLSSIVNQVVVGKLTSLGERLPLIHVEHIRFCVWVQHHYAEDIAHLLWDSIPRIISDRQMPSRCAIGLINAKNDKALQISKRLIFDPSKTLIFLTRDLEQVPSFVFERNIHSIFIKAQNQSSFTFASPLHRDLAPYNPARIKSLKMTRFVNKKIKAVTFDLPPQSMLNFDTGVHRGFEYRIAAGVSSAVGLSLEVYAPEDGAWWGHETPPGSGNYTGLLGEFVTGSADIGWANLFYDHQRTRYMSFTDWYLSDQACFLVPKPKPYPKILALVWPFDRFTWLCTIFSVVIISIVVFVCLKSNSVCEASARNSSWGMLILSIVFKQSDLTVARIQHLGIRLLTMTLIVGMLLLGTSYGAGLISFLSINVHPEFPRTLDALNNYITTRNLEVSFCCDSMIDAIRDRQDSNVIKQKGKKEYNYSDPYRNVSKGTHVIPQSRQMLNFGIRTGLSNKLGQTNVFILDECFLSLPIALGLKKRSPIKPMLDFKLKQLSEAGLLRKWIQDEISSFGKLDKRSVNGARALESLTLFDMQGPFIVYGFAIGISGVIFLFEIVFKHRVKS, encoded by the exons ATGAAGATCAAGCATATCATGAGAGTGGCCTTGATTCGTCTAATGGTGCTCAGTAGCATTGTCAATCAAGTTGTAGTTGGGAAGTTAACCAGCCTTGGGGAGCGATTGCCTTTGATTCACGTGGAACATATTCGGTTTTGTGTTTGGGTCCAGCATCATTATGCCGAAGATATCGCTCATCTCCTgtgggattccattcccaggaTCATCTCCGACCGGCAAATGCCATCAAGGTGTGCCATTGGACTGATCAATGCCAAAAATGACAAGGCCCTCCAAATCTCCAAGAGACTCATTTTTGATCCATCAAAGACCTTGATCTTTTTGACGCGTGACCTGGAACAAGTTCCTTCTTTCGTGTTCGAGAGGAATATTCACTCGATATTTATCAAAGCACAAAATCAATCCTCCTTTACGTTTGCTTCGCCATTGCATCGTGACCTGGCTCCCTACAATCCAGCACGCATCAAGTCCCTAAAGATGACCCGATTCGTGAACAAGAAAATAAAGGCCGTCACTTTTGACTTGCCACCTCAGTCCATGCTGAACTTTGACACTGGGGTCCATCGAGGGTTCGAGTATCGGATAGCTGCGGGTGTAAGCAGCGCGGTTGGCCTCTCTTTGGAAGTGTATGCACCTGAAGATGGAGCATGGTGGGGACACGAAACCCCTCCCGGTAGCGGAAATTATACCGGTCTCTTGGGCGAGTTTGTGACAGGATCCGCCGATATAGGCTGGGCCAATCTGTTCTATGATCATCAACGGACGCGGTATATGTCCTTCACCGATTGGTACTTGAGCGATCAAGCGTGCTTTCTGGTGCCTAAACCGAAACCCTATCCCAAAATTCTGGCACTTGTTTGGCCTTTTGACCGATTCACATGGCTTTGTACCATCTTTTCCGTGGTGATCATTTCCATCGTGGTTTTTGTGTGCCTTAAATCGAATTCAGTTTGTGAAGCCTCGGCGAGGAATTCCAGCTGGGGGATGCTTATTCTGTCGATTGTTTTTAAACAATCAGATTTAACCGTGGCCAGGATTCAACACTTGGGCATTCGATTGCTCACGATGACCTTGATTGTGGGGATGTTGCTATTGGGTACCAGTTATGGTGCTGGTTTGATCTCGTTTCTTTCTATCAATGTTCATCCGGAATTTCCTCGCACTCTTGATGCCTTGAACAACTACATAACCACGCGGAATTTGGAGGTTTCGTTTTGTTGTGATAGCATGATTGATGCCATTCGAGACCGACAGGATTCTAACGTTATCAAGCAAAAGGGGAAGAAAGAATACAATTATTCCGATCCCTACCGAAATGTTAGCAAAGGGACGCACGTGATTCCCCAAAGTAGACAAATGTTGAACTTTGGAATCCGAACAGGACTCTCAAATAA ATTGGGTCAAACgaatgtcttcattttggaCGAATGTTTTCTCTCGTTACCCATTGCCCTTGGATTGAAGAAAAGAAGTCCCATCAAGCCAATGTTGGACTTTAAGCTGAAACAACTAAGCGAGGCCGGACTCCTGCGAAAATGGATCCAAGATGAAATCAGTTCGTTTGGAAAGCTGGACAAACGATCTGTGAATGGAGCCAGAGCGTTGGAATCATTAACTTTGTTCGATATGCAGGGACCTTTCATTGTCTACGGATTTGCCATCGGGATTTCCGgggtcatttttctttttgaaatcgtaTTCAAACATAGAGTAAAATCTTGA
- the LOC131893154 gene encoding uncharacterized protein LOC131893154 has product MLKQKCEPIRKHVSLPKAQLPVWFVTMDINYDLNIVLTYLLGISYLGVQVSEGKLTVIGERLPVINVNHNQFCVWVQSHSSEDYSYMLLDSVPRIITNTSMSSRCNIGLINANDGDALQKSKELIFDPLKTLIFVTSDLENLPSFFFERNIHSIFVESKNFSAFMFDSPLHPNLAHFDPAKMKSLKMTRFKDRKMKAVTLNLPPQSILDFDTGIHRGFEYLIAAGVTNAVGLSLEVFVPRDGEWWGNESPPGSGNYTGLLGEFVSGYAEMGWANLFYSAHRTKFMTFTDWYLSDQACFLVPNPNPYPKILALVWPFDQFTWLCTIISLVVFSVLLLLFLQSQFYLEASLKNSNWAMLILAVVFKQSDLTFTRIQHLGIRLMALTLILGMLLLGTSYAAALISFLTINVHPDPPRTIERLNNYITDRNLDVSFCCSNMMDAIRDRKDSDVVSSRMKRDYDYSDPYRNVSKGTHVVPQSKQMLNFGIRAGLSNQLGQTNVFILDECFLSLPIALGLRKGSPIKPMLDYKLRQLQEGGLVQKWITDEINSFGKLDTQFGTEARVLESLTLFDLQGPFIVYGFAIGVSGIIILFECLLKAHTKARLH; this is encoded by the exons atgttgaaacaaaaatgcgAACCAATAAGGAAGCATGTTAGTCTCCCAAAGGCTCAGTTACCAGTCTGGTTCGTAACAATGGACATCAACTACGATCTAAATATCGTCTTGACTTATTTGCTGGGAATTTCTTACCTTGGGGTTCAAGTCTCCGAAGGAAAACTCACAGTCATTGGGGAACGACTGCCAGTCATAAATGTGAATCATAATCAATTTTGCGTTTGGGTCCAAAGCCATTCATCAGAAGACTACAGTTATATGCTACTGGATTCCGTCCCAAGGATCATAACTAATACGAGTATGTCGTCGCGTTGCAACATCGGATTGATCAATGCCAATGATGGCGATGCCCTTCAGAAGTCTAAAGAGCTCATTTTTGATCCATTGAAGACCTTAATCTTTGTGACAAGTGATTTGGAAAATCTTCCATCTTTCTTCTTTGAGAGAAACATTCATTCGATATTCGTGGAATCGAAAAATTTCTCTGCCTTTATGTTTGATTCTCCTTTACACCCCAACCTCGCTCATTTTGACCCCGCCAAAATGAAATCCTTGAAGATGACCAGGTTCAAAGACAGGAAAATGAAGGCTGttactttgaatttgccgcCTCAATCCATTCTGGACTTTGACACCGGGATACACCGAGGGTTCGAGTACTTGATCGCTGCGGGTGTCACCAATGCGGTTGGCCTTTCCTTGGAAGTTTTTGTTCCTCGAGATGGAGAATGGTGGGGTAATGAGAGCCCACCAGGCAGCGGTAATTACACGGGTCTCTTGGGCGAGTTTGTGTCAGGATATGCCGAAATGGGTTGGGCCAACTTATTTTACAGTGCCCATAGAACCAAATTTATGACCTTCACCGATTGGTATTTGAGCGACCAGGCTTGctttcttgttccaaaccCGAATCCCTATCCCAAAATCCTCGCCCTTGTCTGGCCTTTTGACCAATTCACATGGCTTTGTACAATCATATCTCTTGTGGTGTTCTCCGTGTTACTTCTATTGTTCCTGCAATCCCAATTCTACCTTGAAGCATCATTGAAGAATTCGAATTGGGCTATGCTAATTTTGGCGGTGGTTTTCAAGCAATCGGATTTAACCTTCACCAGGATTCAACATTTGGGCATTCGGCTGATGGCATTGACCTTGATTTTGGGGATGCTCCTATTGGGAACAAGCTACGCAGCAGCTTTGATCTCGTTTCTGACCATCAACGTCCATCCAGATCCACCCCGTACAATTGAAAGACTGAACAACTACATAACAGATCGAAATTTGGATGTCTCATTTTGTTGTTCGAACATGATGGATGCCATTCGAGACCGCAAGGATTCAGACGTCGTGTCGAGCAGAATGAAGAGAGACTACGATTATTCCGATCCTTATCGTAATGTTAGCAAAGGAACCCACGTGGTTCCCCAGAGTAAGCAAATGTTGAACTTCGGGATTCGAGCTGGACTCTCCAATCA ATTGGGACAAACGAATGTCTTCATATTGGATGAATGTTTTCTCTCATTGCCGATTGCCCTTGGATTAAGGAAAGGAAGTCCTATTAAACCCATGCTGGATTACAAACTACGGCAACTTCAAGAAGGTGGacttgtccaaaagtggatcACAGACGAAATCAATTCCTTCGGAAAGCTCGACACACAGTTTGGGACCGAGGCCAGAGTTTTGGAATCCTTGACTTTATTCGACTTACAAGGACCTTTCATTGTCTATGGATTTGCCATTGGAGTCTCAGGGATTATCATATTATTCGAATGCTTGCTTAAAGCCCATACAAAGGCGAGATTGCACTAA
- the LOC131893097 gene encoding sodium-coupled monocarboxylate transporter 2-like yields the protein MPLDLEFSWVDYVVFAAMIVASFGIGIYHAIKSSGNNEEYLMGGHSIGVIPMAISLCASFNSAYMILGIPSEMYTYGTQFYLMIFGTGVGVVLAAELWIPVLYRLQVVSIYEYFELRYKSKFPRILMTIIFVLKTVLYTALVVYAPTIALSSVSSLSWWVCILVLGISSTLYTTLGGMKAIVWTDVFQIFIMFGGILAILIRGLERTGGFSNVWDTAEKSGRIEFFNFSLDPFERHTFFNVLIGTIILWGSPYVCSQYLVHRCICLESLAKGKLALYLNYVGQVTMVTLVSTVGLVLYSYYLECDPVLANVVSKRDAVIPLFVLQEFATYYGIPGIFISCLFSGALSTLDSALHALAAVTWEEIKGFEMFQKITDAQETRITKALSIGFGLIATGLAFLCRNVGSLISLGGTLFGACMGPMFAFFLMSVTLPFLNLKGSCIGLVISQIINIILSIGSVVYSVPAPKLELHLTNCSMFGLDLDSFDSNQTSNALTQGQYEAEHNSFLAIFQLSYNIYPIIGFCLTFVLASILSLFFGGDKDITQDDEPYFIPGAWKLYNRIREVPKGSNLISNLDGHKMEPIE from the exons ATGCCTCTGGACTTGGAGTTCTCATGGGTGGATTATGTGGTGTTTGCGGCCATGATCGTGGCCTCCTTCGGGATCGGCATCTATCATGCTATCAAATCCAGTGGCAACAACGAAGAATATCTCATGGGTGGGCATTCAATCGGGGTGATCCCAATGGCCATTTCCTTGTGTGCCTCTTTTAATTCGGCTTACATGATCCTCGGCATCCCAAGTGAGATGTACACGTACGGGACACAGTTTTACCTTATGATCTTCGGAACTGGCGTCGGAGTCGTTTTGGCCGCAGAATTGTGGATTCCGGTCCTCTATCGGCTCCAAGTGGTGTCCATTTACGAGTACTTCGAATTGCGATATAAATCCAAGTTTCCCAGGATTCTCATGACAATCATCTTTGTACTGAAA ACCGTTCTTTATACCGCCTTGGTTGTATACGCCCCTACAATCGCCCTCAGCTCTGTGAGCTCCTTGTCTTGGTGGGTGTGCATCCTCGTTTTAGGCATTAGCTCCACCCTCTATACCACCCTGGGGGGCATGAAGGCAATCGTGTGGACCGATGTGTTTCAAATATTTATCATGTTCGGTGGAATCCTCGCCATTCTGATCCGAGGCCTGGAAAGAACGGGCGGATTCTCCAATGTTTGGGACACAGCTGAAAAAAGCGGTCGCATCGAATTCTTTAACTTCAGCTTGGACCCTTTCGAAAGACACACATTCTTTAACGTCCTCATTGGTACAATCATCTTATGGGGATCGCCATACGTGTGCTCTCAGTACTTGGTACACCGTTGCATTTGCCTGGAATCGTTAGCCAAGGGGAAATTGGCACTCTACCTAAACTATGTGGGACAGGTGACCATGGTCACCCTTGTGAGTACGGTGGGCCTAGTTCTGTACTCCTACTACCTCGAGTGTGACCCAGTTCTGGCCAATGTGGTCTCGAAGCGCGACGCTGTGATCCCATTATTTGTTCTCCAAGAGTTTGCCACTTATTACGGAATTCCAGGGATCTTCATCTCTTGTCTATTCTCGGGAGCCCTGAGTACGCTTGACTCAGCCTTGCATGCTTTGGCGGCGGTCACGTGGGAAGAAATTAAAGGCTTTGAGATGTTTCAAAAGATCACTGACGCCCAAGAAACCAGAATTACCAAGGCTTTGTCGATTGGGTTTGGCTTAATAGCCACGGGTCTGGCGTTTCTGTGCCGGAATGTAGGATCCCTGATTAGTTTGGGAGGAACCCTCTTTGGCGCATGCATGGGACCGATGTTCGCCTTCTTTCTGATGAGTGTGACTTTGCCTTTCCTCAACCTAAAGGGATCGTGCATTGGCCTCGTAATTAGTCAGATTATAAATATCATCCTCAGTATCGGGTCTGTGGTCTACAGTGTGCCTGCCCCTAAGTTAGAACTGCATCTCACCAATTGCTCCATGTTTGGATTGGATTTGGACTCATTTGATTCAAACCAAACTTCGAACGCTTTGACCCAAGGCCAATATGAGGCTGAACATAATTCTTTTCTCGCCATCTTCCAACTATCATATAACATTTATCCCATCATAGGATTTTGTCTTACGTTCGTTCTGGCCAGCATTCTCAGTCTTTTCTTTGGTGGAGACAAGGACATCACTCAAGATGACGAGCCCTATTTCATACCCGGAGCGTGGAAACTTTACAATCGGATCCGAGAAGTACCCAAAGGATCAAACTTGATAAGTAACTTGGATGGTCATAAGATGGAACCAATTGAATAA
- the LOC131892653 gene encoding GPI mannosyltransferase 2-like produces MDLIRTKIALLALYSRLFVIVLSVLANLVIPDHDAGVFQWTYSPSRNGSTSWPDFVVDTLTDGLTRWDGQYFLHIANSGYTYENTLAFFPLYPACVRVAAEIIYWTQVDYGLIHFSSALKLGAVAVNVLFFVLATLVLLELSRKVLKDERLAYRAALFFCINPASIFFTAAYSESLHALLSFYVMLKVERAFTFQMGILLALSTGVRSNALLNLGFAAYKGVKVIARELVIHRRLKQLGRAEMSETIVNIIGDGAVPCLCSAFMSLLPFLLFQWYAFTEYCGVTKPRMDFGENIEEYGQIHHLKMPDADPSVWCHGSIPVPYSYVQSHYWNVGFLRYFQFKQIPNFFLAFPLFYIIGTQAIRFFKCHQFYSSYLGLTYFALDPAQKVPPQDTYKSRILPRECFVYIVHVTALSMFCLFCVHVQISTRMICSSSPVLYWLAALLTTPSYVRPLPLTDLTKHQVALQLETPANLEHPWKSIVTQERWDSTSENKFFRIYFAGYAIVGTILFCNFLPWT; encoded by the coding sequence ATGGATCTCATTCGCACAAAAATCGCACTCTTGGCTCTCTATTCTAGACTCTTCGTCATTGTTCTTTCTGTGCTTGCCAATCTAGTCATTCCGGATCACGATGCAGGCGTGTTTCAATGGACCTACTCTCCATCCAGGAATGGGTCCACATCCTGGCCGGATTTCGTGGTCGACACTCTGACCGACGGACTCACCCGTTGGGATGGACAATACTTCCTGCACATTGCCAACAGTGGTTACACGTACGAAAACACCCTGGCCTTCTTTCCTCTCTATCCGGCGTGTGTCCGTGTTGCGGCCGAAATCATTTATTGGACTCAAGTGGACTACGGTTTGATTCATTTCTCGAGCGCCCTCAAATTGGGAGCCGTGGCAGTGAATGtgctcttcttcgtcttggCCACGCTAGTGCTTCTGGAGCTGTCTCGTAAAGTGCTCAAAGACGAGAGATTGGCTTATCGAGCTGCATTGTTCTTTTGCATCAACCCGGCCAGTATCTTTTTCACGGCGGCCTATTCCGAGTCACTTCACGCCTTGTTGTCGTTCTATGTGATGCTCAAAGTTGAGCGGGCCTTCACTTTTCAAATGGGCATTCTTTTGGCTCTTTCCACGGGGGTTCGATCGAATGCCTTGTTAAATTTGGGCTTTGCTGCTTACAAGGGTGTCAAAGTAATTGCACGAGAACTAGTCATTCATCGGAGATTGAAGCAATTGGGCCGGGCCGAGATGTCCGAGACAATAGTCAACATCATCGGAGATGGAGCCGTACCCTGCCTTTGTAGTGCGTTTATGTCACTTCTACCCTTCTTGTTGTTCCAATGGTATGCCTTCACAGAATATTGCGGTGTGACCAAACCTCGGATGGATTTTGGCGAGAACATTGAGGAGTACGGTCAAATCCACCATTTAAAAATGCCTGATGCTGATCCATCGGTCTGGTGTCACGGAAGCATCCCAGTTCCCTATTCTTATGTCCAGTCTCATTACTGGAATGTCGGATTTCTACGATACTTCCAATTTAAACAAATCCCGAATTTCTTCCTGGCATTTCCGCTTTTTTACATCATTGGCACGCAAGCCATCAGATTCTTCAAGTGCCATCAATTTTacagttcctacttgggcTTGACTTACTTTGCCCTGGATCCCGCGCAAAAGGTCCCACCCCAAGATACCTACAAATCTCGGATCCTCCCTCGAGAGTGCTTTGTCTATATCGTGCATGTGACTGCCCTCTCCATGTTTTGCCTCTTTTGCGTCCACGTGCAAATATCCACACGCATGATATGTTCTAGCTCCCCTGTCTTGTATTGGTTGGCAGCCCTCTTGACCACGCCCTCATACGTCCGCCCATTGCCTCTGACGGACTTAACTAAACACCAGGTGGCGCTCCAATTGGAGACCCCCGCCAATTTGGAACATCCATGGAAATCGATTGTAACCCAGGAGAGGTGGGACTCGACATCTGAGAACAAGTTCTTCCGGATCTATTTTGCTGGCTATGCCATTGTTGGAACTATTCTCTTTTGTAATTTCTTACCATGGACATAA
- the LOC131876951 gene encoding forkhead box protein D1-like isoform X1, translating into MCSTSLAISDYNRRITMNSSTSFITLLSSYSDCSDSVQYSSPAFLSSGPQNLSSSTSPLQGDSSGVENSTPLEPTRCAHHPGSIESPPQLMPRSMSSNMPDLVPQHLGSLIGSSTRGSPLGSDMIFRELGGRKGTLETDGDSRTDSPLQDLSQDKGSSYDTKVSRVNVGGARETGRQDDDDDDDDEEDCESEASEEDQKDYSKKVIKEKPKHTNVNTKPPYSYVAMIAMAIEESRDGKLKLSRIYDFIKKKFPYYRNLKGKGWQNSIRHNLSLNECFIKLPSEGGQERKGNFWTLDPQYTDMFEKGNFRRRKRMRRHAYKSAYTPSKPWSLDSGSSHGWLYRTPAYNYSSYMSNTPWSQLSSSMKPYSADPYAYNSFCMSAAAGVLGHSTASSSSTPHPVYPSAISSSPLDGLSGNLGISTSSGSMSGNSSSVTAIAAVAAAAASCSARAAFAQNPYSQYSQLGTTVGPPFNASNERVQSSPFSATSGRRFVSSSPSELGNTPQSLVHDNLSSPYYAHHPHQNHQQPTHSWSLGLPEQSPISDPVPLLQAASSNHDPSFKME; encoded by the exons ATGTGCTCGACAAGTCTGGCCATAAGCGATTACAATCGGAGGATCACAATGAATTCCTCCACTTCCTTCATCACTTTATTGTCTTCTTATTCCGATTGCTCAGATTCCGTCCAATACTCTTCGCCAGCATTCTTATCCTCCGGACCTCAAAACCTCAGTTCAAGCACTTCGCCACTTCAAGGAGACTCGTCTGGAGTTGAAAATTCGACCCCACTGGAACCCACTCGATGTGCTCATCATCCCGGATCAATCGAGTCACCCCCTCAACTGATGCCACGATCTATGTCGTCCAACATGCCAGATCTTGTGCCTCAACATTTGGGATCCCTCATCGGATCGTCGACCAGAGGCTCTCCGCTTGGATCGGACATGATTTTCCGTGAACTAGGCGGTCGCAAAGGGACCCTTGAAACTGACGGAGATTCGCGGACTGATTCGCCGTTACAAGATTTGTCTCAAGACAAAGGATCCTCGTACGATACGAAGGTATCGAGAGTCAATGTCGGTGGTGCTCGAGAAACTGGCCGCcaagacgatgatgacgacgacgatgacgaggaGGATTGTGAAAGTGAAGCTAGTGAAGAGGACCAAAAAGATTACTCCAAGAAAGTCATCAAGGAAAAACCAAAGCACACAA ACGTCAATACCAAACCACCCTACAGCTACGTGGCGATGATTGCCATGGCCATTGAGGAGAGCAGAGATGGCAAGCTCAAATTGAGTCGCATCTACGATTTCATCAAGAAGAAGTTTCCCTATTATCGCAACTTGAAAGGCAAAGGATGGCAGAACTCCATACGTCACAACCTCAGTCTCAATGAATGCTTTATCAAACTACCCAGTGAAGGGGGTCAAGAACGAAAGGGCAACTTTTGGACCTTGG ATCCTCAGTACACCGACATGTTTGAGAAAGGTAACTTTAGGCGGCGGAAACGAATGAGAAGGCACGCCTACAAGTCAGCATACACACCTTCCAAGCCTTGGTCTCTGGACAGTGGCTCCTCCCATGGGTGGCTCTATCGCACGCCTGCTTATAATTACTCATCTTATATGTCAAA CACTCCATGGTCTCAACTTTCGAGTTCGATGAAGCCCTATTCGGCTGATCCTTATGCATACAACAGCTTTTGTATGTCCGCGGCTGCCGGAGTGCTTGGCCATTCCACGGCCAGCTCCTCATCTACGCCTCATCCAGTTTACCCTTCAGCCATCAGTAGTTCTCCACTAGATGGTCTAAGTGGGAATTTAGGAATATCAACCTCAAGTGGGTCAATGTCAGGCAATTCCTCCTCGGTGACGGCGATTGCGGCCGTGGCTGCGGCGGCTGCCTCTTGCTCTGCACGGGCGGCCTTTGCTCAAAACCCTTACTCTCAGTATTCGCAATTGG GAACCACCGTTGGACCGCCCTTCAACGCCTCCAACGAGCGTGTCCAATCATCCCCATTCAGTGCCACTTCTGGACGGCGATTCGTGTCGTCATCGCCCTCCGAACTTGGGAACACCCCTCAGAGTCTGGTCCATGACAATCTATCTTCACCATACTAtgctcatcatcctcatcaaaaccatcaacaGCCAACTCATTCTTGGAGTCTTGGTCTTCCAGAACAATCACCCATTTCGGATCCAGTTCCTCTTCTCCAAGCTGCCTCATCCAACCACGATCCTAgtttcaaaatggaataa